A stretch of the Tannerella serpentiformis genome encodes the following:
- the nrfH gene encoding cytochrome c nitrite reductase small subunit: MKKLLTSLPRQLVLPLFVFGGILAGLGAYAAYMARIHTYLGDDPSVCINCHIMAPYYNSWDHSSHGRRATCNDCHVPHDNVFLKYAFKAKDGLLHASVFTLRSEPMALRPREESYEVIMNNCIRCHTQLNQEFVNTGMISYVDAVNGKGKACWDCHTSVPHGKRSNLNGTPDAVVPLPKSPVPDWLKKMMGSGKSKI; encoded by the coding sequence ATGAAGAAATTATTGACCTCCCTACCGCGTCAGCTTGTCCTTCCCCTCTTCGTTTTCGGGGGAATCTTGGCCGGGCTTGGCGCTTATGCGGCTTACATGGCGAGGATACACACGTATCTCGGCGACGACCCATCGGTGTGCATCAACTGTCACATCATGGCGCCCTACTACAACTCGTGGGATCATAGTTCGCACGGGCGACGGGCAACGTGTAACGACTGCCATGTGCCGCATGACAACGTATTCCTCAAGTATGCCTTCAAGGCCAAAGACGGACTGCTCCACGCCTCCGTCTTCACGCTGCGAAGTGAACCTATGGCGCTGCGTCCGCGCGAGGAGAGCTATGAGGTGATCATGAACAACTGCATCCGCTGTCACACGCAGCTGAATCAGGAGTTCGTCAACACCGGTATGATCTCCTACGTGGATGCTGTGAATGGCAAAGGCAAAGCCTGCTGGGATTGTCACACAAGTGTGCCCCACGGCAAGCGTAGCAACCTGAATGGTACGCCAGACGCCGTTGTACCGCTGCCCAAGTCGCCCGTCCCTGACTGGCTGAAGAAGATGATGGGAAGCGGGAAATCGAAAATCTAA